A part of Candidatus Tanganyikabacteria bacterium genomic DNA contains:
- a CDS encoding S8 family serine peptidase — protein sequence GGRAISDPLAGEQWGLEAVGASRAWNRTLGNPDVVVAVVDTGVDLGHPDLRNRLVSGISFVTEVPGEEGAAAENPYRLSGPMDDNGHGTHVAGIVAAEANNAEGGAGVAPNCRIMPVKVLAYNTRGFDGDVSAGIVWAVDHGARIVNMSLGGEGGGRTLERAIQYANARGVLVVAAMGNDGEDPAHNYGTNLNYPAAYNGVVAVAAVGPDDSVASFSNRGRWCTVAGPGTRILSTTPTYEVYDPVMTGYDRLDGTSMATPFVSGIAALALSAKPGLDAGGLKRLLEATSRDILFPGFDFSTGHGLVDAAAAVLR from the coding sequence GCGGCGGCCGGGCCATCTCCGACCCCCTGGCCGGCGAGCAGTGGGGTCTCGAGGCCGTCGGCGCGAGCCGGGCCTGGAACCGCACCCTCGGCAATCCCGACGTGGTCGTCGCCGTCGTGGACACGGGCGTGGATCTCGGCCACCCCGACCTGCGCAATCGGCTGGTCTCGGGCATCAGCTTCGTCACCGAGGTCCCGGGCGAGGAAGGCGCGGCCGCGGAGAATCCGTACCGGCTCTCCGGCCCGATGGACGATAACGGCCACGGCACGCACGTTGCGGGCATCGTGGCCGCCGAGGCCAACAACGCCGAGGGAGGCGCCGGTGTCGCTCCCAACTGCCGCATCATGCCGGTGAAGGTCCTCGCCTACAACACCCGCGGCTTCGACGGCGACGTGAGCGCGGGCATCGTCTGGGCGGTCGACCACGGCGCTCGCATCGTCAACATGAGCCTGGGCGGCGAGGGCGGCGGCCGCACCCTGGAGCGGGCGATCCAGTACGCCAACGCCCGCGGCGTCCTCGTGGTGGCGGCGATGGGCAACGACGGCGAAGACCCCGCCCACAACTACGGCACCAATCTCAACTACCCGGCCGCCTACAACGGCGTCGTGGCCGTGGCGGCCGTCGGTCCCGACGACAGCGTGGCGAGCTTCTCGAACCGGGGCCGGTGGTGCACCGTGGCCGGGCCGGGCACGCGCATCCTGTCGACCACCCCGACCTACGAGGTCTACGACCCGGTGATGACCGGCTACGATCGGCTCGACGGCACGTCGATGGCCACGCCATTCGTGTCGGGCATCGCGGCCCTCGCGCTCTCGGCCAAGCCTGGCCTGGACGCCGGCGGCCTCAAGCGCCTGCTGGAGGCGACCAGCCGCGACATCCTGTTCCCGGGCTTCGACTTCTCCACCGGGCACGGCCTGGTGGACGCCGCGGCGGCCGTGCTGCGGTAG